A portion of the Hoylesella buccalis ATCC 35310 genome contains these proteins:
- a CDS encoding SusC/RagA family TonB-linked outer membrane protein, translating to MMPFSKTFLVGALLFISSAGFAQNQVIKLQQRKATLKTLITAIEKQTNKSVDYGQNVINLKKVVQVSSNKMKLSDLLQELFKGTNVDYTITDHHILISEKPKAKVSTSAQDQATIKVTGQVTDANGESLPGVTVRVKGSKTATATDIDGNYSLNVRSNDILEFSYVGFATREFKASDITSTTVLNESSKQLGEVVVTALGIKREEKALSYNVQQVKSEELTRNKDANFVNSLNGKVAGVSITKSASGVGGATRVVMRGAKSIEGSNNVLYVIDGIPLFNFNGGSDSGVLGEGRVSSEGIADFNPEDIESINVLAGPSAAALYGSNAANGAILITTKKGKEGKMEISFSSAADFSSPLLMPKFQNTYGNKAGSYESWGEKLATPSSYDPAKDFFRTGTNFINSLTLNTGNEYNQTFASVASTNSKGIVPNNTYDRLNFTVRNSSKLFGGKVQLDLGASYIKQKDNNMVSQGEYWNPIVAAYLFPRGESFDAIKTFERYDNTRNFPLQYWPILDGKFANQNPYWTAYRNLAPDDKDRYMFNAGLTYHVLDWLDLAGRVRFDRTFMTSERKIYASSYDVFAKSKGAYEYYNYKDHQTYVDFIASINKRFGDFSLASNIGYSYSDYGSLTRGYGGNLTLVPNKFSLTNIDPTDSKIREEGGDSKVRNVAAFASAELGYKSMLYLTLTGRNDWNSRLVNSSEESFFYPSVGLSGIISEMVKLPKAISYLKVRGSFTEVGSPVSRSGMTPGTITTPILGGSLKSTDIYPFTDYKAERTKSYELGLTARLFKKLSFDFTWYKSNTYNQTFIGELPESSGYKAVYLQAGNVENRGVEMTLGYHDNFGELGWNSSLTYSHNNNEIIEMVKDYTHPMSPKPINIPQVSKDNGRVILKVGGSINDIYANKFLAKDNQGFINVTSSGGFNVENVEPVYLGKTTPDFTMGWNNSFTYKGFGLSFLINARVGGVVTSSTQALLDKFGVSQASADARDAGGVLIPEQGMFDAKNYYNLIGTGETALAGYYTYSATNVRLQELTFSYKFNSRWFNNVVKDLTLSFVANNPWMIYCKAPFDPEVTPSTGTYGQGNDYFMQPSLKSYGFSVKFKF from the coding sequence ATGATGCCATTCAGCAAAACTTTTTTGGTTGGCGCATTGTTATTTATTTCATCAGCAGGGTTCGCACAAAATCAAGTCATCAAGTTGCAGCAACGCAAAGCAACGCTGAAGACTCTGATTACTGCTATTGAAAAACAGACCAACAAATCAGTGGACTATGGACAAAATGTCATCAATTTGAAGAAGGTAGTCCAAGTAAGTTCTAACAAGATGAAGTTGTCCGATCTTTTACAAGAACTTTTCAAGGGCACCAATGTCGATTACACCATTACCGACCACCACATCTTGATTAGTGAGAAACCCAAAGCTAAAGTAAGCACTTCTGCGCAAGACCAGGCTACCATCAAGGTGACAGGACAAGTGACAGATGCGAATGGCGAATCGCTCCCAGGTGTTACGGTGAGAGTGAAGGGCAGCAAGACTGCAACTGCAACCGATATTGATGGAAACTATAGCCTCAATGTTCGTAGCAATGACATACTTGAATTCTCGTATGTTGGATTTGCTACTCGCGAATTCAAAGCTTCTGATATCACCTCTACTACCGTCTTAAACGAAAGTTCTAAACAACTGGGTGAAGTGGTAGTAACGGCTCTTGGTATCAAGCGCGAAGAGAAGGCTTTGAGCTACAATGTACAACAAGTAAAGAGTGAAGAACTGACTCGTAACAAGGATGCCAACTTTGTCAACTCGCTCAATGGTAAAGTGGCAGGTGTAAGCATTACCAAAAGTGCCAGTGGTGTGGGTGGTGCCACGCGTGTGGTTATGCGTGGTGCTAAATCTATTGAAGGCAGCAACAATGTGTTGTATGTAATAGATGGTATCCCCTTGTTCAACTTCAATGGAGGTTCAGATAGTGGTGTTTTAGGAGAGGGACGTGTCAGCAGTGAAGGCATTGCCGACTTTAATCCCGAAGATATTGAGAGTATCAACGTTTTGGCGGGTCCTTCTGCCGCTGCCTTGTATGGTAGTAATGCAGCGAATGGCGCTATCCTCATTACCACTAAAAAGGGTAAAGAAGGAAAAATGGAGATATCCTTCTCGTCAGCAGCCGATTTCAGCTCTCCCTTACTCATGCCTAAGTTCCAAAACACTTATGGCAACAAAGCAGGCTCTTACGAGAGCTGGGGTGAAAAGCTTGCAACGCCCAGTTCATACGACCCTGCAAAAGACTTCTTCCGCACAGGTACTAACTTTATCAACTCATTGACCCTAAACACAGGTAATGAGTATAATCAAACCTTTGCATCGGTAGCTTCAACTAATTCAAAGGGCATTGTGCCAAATAATACCTACGACCGATTGAACTTTACAGTTCGTAATTCTTCAAAACTCTTTGGTGGTAAGGTTCAATTAGACTTAGGCGCATCGTACATCAAGCAAAAAGACAACAATATGGTATCGCAAGGTGAGTATTGGAATCCTATTGTGGCTGCTTATCTGTTCCCACGTGGCGAGTCGTTTGATGCCATCAAAACGTTTGAGCGTTACGACAATACACGAAACTTCCCATTGCAGTATTGGCCAATATTAGATGGTAAATTTGCCAATCAAAACCCTTACTGGACAGCTTATCGTAATTTAGCTCCTGATGATAAAGACAGATATATGTTTAATGCAGGTCTCACTTATCACGTTTTAGATTGGTTGGATCTTGCTGGTCGTGTTCGTTTTGACAGAACTTTTATGACGAGCGAACGAAAGATTTATGCTTCTTCATACGATGTGTTTGCTAAGTCAAAGGGCGCATACGAATACTATAATTATAAAGATCATCAGACCTATGTTGACTTTATTGCCAGTATCAACAAACGTTTTGGCGATTTTAGCTTAGCTTCCAACATTGGTTACAGCTATTCAGATTATGGCTCACTCACCAGAGGCTATGGTGGTAACCTGACGTTGGTACCCAATAAGTTCTCTTTGACGAACATCGACCCTACCGATAGTAAGATTCGCGAGGAAGGTGGCGACAGCAAGGTGCGCAATGTGGCAGCCTTTGCCAGTGCTGAATTAGGCTACAAGAGCATGCTCTACCTTACTTTGACAGGCAGAAATGACTGGAATTCGCGCTTGGTTAATTCTTCCGAAGAGTCGTTCTTCTATCCATCGGTTGGTTTGTCAGGCATCATTTCTGAAATGGTAAAATTACCCAAAGCCATTTCTTACCTCAAAGTAAGAGGTTCGTTCACCGAAGTAGGTTCGCCAGTATCACGTTCGGGTATGACACCGGGAACCATCACAACACCTATTTTGGGCGGTAGTTTGAAATCAACCGACATTTATCCGTTTACCGATTATAAGGCAGAACGTACAAAGTCGTATGAGCTTGGTTTGACGGCACGCTTATTCAAAAAGCTATCCTTCGACTTCACTTGGTACAAATCGAACACCTACAACCAAACGTTTATCGGTGAATTGCCCGAAAGCTCTGGTTATAAAGCCGTATATCTACAAGCAGGAAATGTGGAGAACCGCGGTGTGGAGATGACCTTGGGTTATCACGACAACTTTGGCGAGTTGGGTTGGAACTCTTCGCTCACCTACTCGCACAACAACAACGAAATTATTGAGATGGTGAAGGATTATACTCACCCCATGAGTCCCAAACCTATTAACATTCCTCAAGTTTCCAAAGACAATGGTCGTGTTATCTTAAAGGTTGGAGGTTCTATCAACGATATCTACGCAAATAAGTTCTTGGCTAAAGATAATCAAGGCTTTATCAATGTCACCTCTTCAGGTGGCTTCAACGTAGAGAATGTAGAGCCCGTGTACCTCGGTAAGACCACACCAGATTTTACGATGGGTTGGAACAACTCATTTACTTATAAAGGTTTCGGACTAAGCTTCTTGATCAATGCACGTGTGGGTGGTGTTGTTACTTCTTCTACGCAAGCATTGCTCGATAAGTTTGGTGTGTCGCAAGCCTCTGCCGATGCACGTGATGCTGGTGGTGTGCTAATTCCAGAACAGGGGATGTTCGATGCCAAAAACTATTATAACTTGATAGGCACAGGCGAAACAGCCTTGGCTGGCTATTATACCTATAGTGCAACCAATGTTAGATTGCAAGAGTTAACTTTCAGTTACAAGTTTAATTCTCGTTGGTTCAATAATGTAGTGAAAGATTTAACACTCTCGTTTGTGGCTAACAATCCTTGGATGATTTATTGCAAGGCACCTTTCGATCCAGAGGTGACTCCTTCTACAGGAACTTATGGACAAGGAAACGATTACTTCATGCAGCCCAGTCTGAAGAGTTATGGATTTAGTGTAAAATTTAAATTCTAA
- a CDS encoding FecR family protein, whose amino-acid sequence MNKETAYKIIRYFSDGLIPSRYRQQMMAWLIDEADREVKNEALKRVWDETDDVMNADAMSQSVLRNQALRSHYGHQERARQIRLKVLKYAAVIFLPIALCLGTWLMASNQMASQAMLTECHVENGQTKVLRLSDGTQVRLNAGSSLFYPQRFNRFFSRRDVYLDGEAHFDVAKNSSQPFIVHVGNLKVKVLGTHFNVKAYPAEELVTTTLEQGKVKVYEDKIAMTLLPNEQAVYNRISGKMTKRSVDSGKYNQWMNGRLLFDQTPLKVIIADLQRRYNVCIKATPAVDLSQQFTMAFRADEGIDDVMKVLTTISGNLDYIHQQHTITLNVKKGGHKAGNM is encoded by the coding sequence ATGAACAAGGAAACCGCATACAAAATCATTAGATATTTTTCAGATGGACTCATTCCGTCTCGCTATCGCCAACAAATGATGGCGTGGCTCATTGACGAGGCCGACAGAGAGGTGAAAAACGAAGCCTTGAAGCGCGTTTGGGATGAAACCGATGACGTGATGAATGCCGACGCCATGTCGCAATCGGTTCTGCGAAATCAAGCTCTTCGTTCTCATTACGGCCATCAGGAGCGTGCTCGCCAAATACGTTTGAAGGTATTGAAGTATGCGGCTGTTATCTTCTTACCCATTGCTTTATGTTTGGGTACGTGGCTGATGGCTTCTAACCAGATGGCTTCTCAAGCCATGCTCACCGAATGTCATGTGGAAAACGGGCAAACTAAAGTCTTGCGTTTGTCCGATGGAACCCAGGTACGCCTCAACGCAGGTTCTTCTTTGTTTTATCCCCAACGCTTTAATCGTTTTTTTTCTCGGCGTGATGTCTACTTAGACGGAGAGGCACATTTTGACGTTGCTAAAAATAGCAGTCAGCCTTTTATCGTACATGTGGGCAATTTGAAGGTAAAGGTACTGGGAACCCATTTTAACGTGAAGGCCTACCCTGCCGAAGAACTGGTTACCACAACCTTGGAACAAGGAAAGGTGAAAGTTTATGAAGACAAAATCGCCATGACGCTGTTGCCCAATGAACAGGCGGTGTACAATCGCATCAGTGGTAAAATGACGAAGCGTAGCGTGGACAGCGGGAAGTACAATCAATGGATGAACGGTAGATTGTTGTTCGACCAAACGCCTTTGAAAGTGATTATTGCTGATTTGCAGCGTCGATACAATGTCTGTATCAAGGCCACTCCGGCTGTTGATTTGTCACAGCAATTCACCATGGCTTTCAGGGCTGATGAAGGCATTGACGACGTGATGAAAGTGCTGACGACAATATCTGGAAACTTAGATTATATTCATCAACAACATACAATTACACTTAATGTGAAGAAAGGAGGACACAAAGCAGGCAATATGTAA
- a CDS encoding RNA polymerase sigma-70 factor, which translates to MSKKIITVGQTNPQDIECLKAYDMLFTRYYAKVRNFVYAIIKDENEAEDIAQDIFLKLWIQRDKIGIVDNWDAYLFAMARNCTLNALKQKVHEHNLRAYPEAGIPEENSLEEMIFSEELKAILENVISKMPDQRRRVFTMSRLQGMTNQEIAQALHISKRTVETHISAALAQIRRVVTVAVVFHFLVS; encoded by the coding sequence ATGTCTAAGAAAATAATAACGGTAGGGCAAACCAACCCCCAGGATATCGAATGCTTAAAAGCATACGATATGCTATTTACACGTTATTATGCCAAGGTGAGAAATTTCGTTTATGCCATCATCAAAGACGAAAATGAGGCTGAAGACATTGCGCAGGATATCTTTCTTAAATTGTGGATTCAACGCGATAAAATAGGTATTGTTGACAATTGGGATGCCTATTTGTTCGCTATGGCACGCAACTGCACACTGAATGCCCTCAAACAGAAAGTGCATGAACACAATTTAAGAGCTTACCCGGAGGCGGGTATACCCGAAGAAAATTCTTTGGAAGAAATGATTTTCAGTGAAGAACTCAAGGCGATTCTCGAAAATGTTATCAGCAAAATGCCCGATCAGCGGCGCAGAGTATTCACCATGAGCCGATTGCAAGGCATGACAAATCAGGAAATCGCACAAGCCTTGCACATCAGTAAACGCACCGTCGAAACGCATATTTCGGCTGCACTGGCGCAAATCAGGCGAGTTGTGACGGTGGCGGTCGTGTTTCATTTCCTTGTTTCGTAA
- the ispF gene encoding 2-C-methyl-D-erythritol 2,4-cyclodiphosphate synthase, translating into MFPIFRVGFGYDVHKLVEGRDLWLGGIKIEHSMGLLGHSDADVLIHAICDALLGAANMRDIGYHFPDTSDETLNMDSKVILQKTMALIATKGYRLGNVDATVCAEQPKINPHIPAMKSCLAKLMQTDEDNISIKATTSERMGFVGRQEGMAAYATVLIVKA; encoded by the coding sequence ATGTTTCCTATTTTTCGTGTTGGTTTTGGCTATGATGTCCACAAATTAGTGGAAGGGCGCGACCTTTGGCTCGGTGGCATCAAGATAGAGCATTCGATGGGACTGTTGGGACACAGCGATGCCGATGTCTTGATTCATGCCATTTGCGATGCTTTGCTTGGAGCAGCCAACATGCGTGACATCGGTTACCACTTCCCCGACACCTCTGATGAAACCCTCAACATGGACAGCAAGGTGATTTTGCAGAAAACCATGGCACTCATCGCCACCAAAGGGTATCGACTCGGTAATGTTGATGCCACCGTTTGTGCCGAACAGCCCAAGATTAATCCCCATATACCCGCCATGAAGAGTTGTTTGGCCAAGCTGATGCAAACCGATGAAGACAACATCTCCATCAAGGCTACCACCAGCGAGCGCATGGGTTTTGTGGGTCGTCAGGAGGGAATGGCTGCATACGCTACCGTGTTGATAGTGAAGGCATAA
- the porV gene encoding type IX secretion system outer membrane channel protein PorV gives MKTFPRIFCMLLFVCFVLSLSAQDKRNMFNPVHSSVTSQMIAPDARSAGMGDVGAATDPDVVSQYWNPAKYPFTISRAGVALNYTPWLRQLVNDIDLAYLAGYYRIGDYSAVSGSLRYFSLGEVTTNVDRDGKGGGMTINPYEMSLDVAYSLMLSERFSLGAAVRWIYSDLTYDFKDETTPGSAFAADISAYYQNYINLGERESQLGIGLNISNIGSKITFGGSDNSEFIPTNMRLGASLMIPIDEYNRFTLAADANKLLVPTYPKQNEGESTEDYQERVQKEYYDVSSISGIFKSFSDAPNGAKEELQEIQWSVGAEYVYHDQFALRAGYHHQAENKGNLKYFTVGAGFKMSVFSLDAGYVIAMAKSNPLDQTLRFSLNFDMDGIKDLFKR, from the coding sequence ATGAAAACATTTCCAAGAATATTTTGCATGTTGCTGTTTGTCTGCTTCGTCCTTTCATTGTCGGCACAAGACAAACGAAACATGTTTAATCCAGTCCACTCATCGGTCACCTCACAAATGATTGCACCCGATGCTCGCTCAGCCGGTATGGGTGATGTGGGTGCGGCTACCGACCCCGACGTGGTTTCGCAATATTGGAACCCAGCCAAATATCCCTTCACCATCAGTCGTGCCGGTGTGGCACTCAACTACACGCCATGGCTCCGACAGTTGGTCAACGACATCGATTTAGCCTATTTGGCAGGCTACTATCGCATTGGTGACTATAGTGCCGTGTCTGGTTCGCTGCGCTATTTCTCACTGGGCGAGGTGACAACCAATGTTGACAGAGATGGCAAAGGGGGTGGGATGACCATCAACCCATACGAAATGTCATTGGATGTAGCCTACTCGTTGATGTTGAGTGAGCGTTTTTCATTAGGCGCAGCCGTGCGTTGGATTTATTCTGACTTAACTTACGACTTTAAGGATGAAACCACTCCTGGCTCGGCTTTCGCCGCAGACATCTCGGCCTATTATCAAAATTATATCAACCTTGGGGAACGTGAAAGCCAGTTGGGCATCGGTCTCAACATCTCAAACATCGGTAGTAAGATAACTTTTGGTGGCAGCGACAACAGTGAGTTCATTCCCACCAACATGCGATTGGGTGCTTCTCTGATGATTCCCATCGATGAATATAACCGATTTACCTTGGCAGCCGATGCCAACAAATTGTTGGTACCCACCTACCCAAAACAGAATGAGGGCGAGAGTACGGAGGACTATCAGGAGCGTGTGCAGAAAGAATATTATGACGTGTCGAGCATCAGCGGCATCTTCAAAAGCTTCAGCGATGCCCCCAATGGTGCGAAAGAAGAGTTGCAGGAAATACAATGGAGCGTAGGTGCCGAGTATGTTTATCACGATCAGTTCGCCTTGCGGGCAGGCTATCATCATCAAGCGGAGAATAAAGGTAACCTAAAATACTTTACGGTGGGTGCCGGTTTCAAGATGAGTGTGTTCTCGTTGGATGCAGGTTACGTGATTGCCATGGCGAAGAGTAACCCGCTTGATCAGACCCTTCGCTTCTCATTGAACTTTGATATGGATGGGATTAAAGACTTGTTTAAGAGATAA
- a CDS encoding fumarylacetoacetate hydrolase family protein codes for MKIFAVGMNYAQHNKELLGTLSKPENPVIFMKPDSALLKDHKPFFIPDDLGRIEYEAEVVVRICRLGKTISERFAHRYYDAVTLGIDFTARELQQKLRLAGQPWELSKGFDGAAALGDWVDVGKFRDVQTLNYHLDINGKTVLEGFTGDMLYKIDELIAYISRYFTLKTGDILYTGTPAGTGVVKVNDHLEGYLADRKVLEMNCK; via the coding sequence ATGAAGATATTTGCCGTTGGAATGAATTACGCACAGCACAATAAAGAGCTGTTGGGAACGTTATCAAAACCAGAGAATCCTGTGATTTTCATGAAGCCTGACTCGGCTTTGCTCAAAGATCATAAGCCGTTCTTCATTCCCGATGACTTGGGGAGGATAGAATACGAGGCCGAAGTGGTCGTGCGGATCTGTCGATTAGGAAAGACTATCTCTGAGCGATTTGCCCATCGTTATTATGATGCTGTTACCTTAGGCATAGACTTCACCGCCCGTGAGCTGCAACAAAAATTACGCTTAGCAGGGCAGCCTTGGGAGCTATCCAAAGGATTTGATGGTGCGGCAGCCTTGGGTGACTGGGTAGATGTAGGCAAGTTTCGCGACGTGCAGACGCTCAATTACCATCTTGATATCAATGGAAAGACAGTGCTAGAAGGGTTCACGGGCGACATGTTGTATAAGATTGATGAGCTGATTGCTTATATCAGTCGGTATTTCACCTTGAAGACTGGCGATATCTTGTACACCGGTACACCTGCGGGAACGGGAGTGGTGAAGGTAAACGACCATTTGGAAGGGTATCTGGCAGACCGGAAAGTGCTTGAAATGAATTGTAAATAA
- the tsf gene encoding translation elongation factor Ts — protein MAVTIADIQKLRKMTGAGLADCKKALTEAAGDMDKAVELVRERGLAIAAKRSDRETSNGCVLVKVDKDFAAMIALKCETDFVANGKDFIECTQNILDAAVAAKAKTIDEILTLKLADGKDVATTVKLRSGITGEKMELDGYRFLEGENIEAYNHMNKNILCTMVQTNKPAEEQAHNIAMQVAAMNPVALNEESVSQEVKDAEYKVAVEKTKEEQIEKAVTAALKKAGFNLYIAESEEHMEEGLRKGEITAEQAEEIRKIKAETAADKKENLQENMIQNIAKGRMNKFFKENCLLNQEYIQDSKITVSEYLKQADKDLEIVDFKRFSLRAD, from the coding sequence ATGGCTGTAACAATTGCTGATATACAAAAGCTTCGTAAAATGACCGGCGCTGGTTTGGCTGATTGCAAGAAAGCGTTGACCGAAGCTGCTGGTGACATGGACAAGGCTGTTGAGTTGGTTCGTGAACGCGGACTGGCTATCGCTGCCAAGCGTTCTGATCGTGAGACCTCAAACGGTTGTGTGCTTGTGAAAGTTGACAAAGACTTCGCTGCAATGATTGCTTTGAAGTGCGAAACCGACTTCGTGGCTAACGGCAAGGACTTCATCGAGTGTACACAAAACATCCTCGACGCTGCCGTTGCTGCTAAGGCCAAGACCATCGATGAAATCCTTACTTTGAAGCTCGCAGATGGAAAAGATGTTGCCACAACTGTTAAACTTCGTTCTGGTATCACAGGCGAGAAGATGGAGTTAGATGGCTATCGTTTCCTCGAAGGAGAAAATATCGAGGCATACAACCACATGAACAAAAACATCTTGTGCACGATGGTTCAGACCAACAAACCTGCTGAAGAGCAGGCTCACAACATCGCCATGCAGGTTGCTGCGATGAACCCTGTGGCCTTGAATGAAGAAAGTGTTTCGCAAGAAGTGAAAGATGCTGAGTACAAGGTGGCTGTAGAGAAGACCAAAGAAGAGCAGATTGAGAAGGCTGTCACAGCAGCATTGAAGAAAGCTGGCTTCAACTTGTATATCGCTGAGAGCGAGGAACACATGGAGGAAGGCCTCCGCAAGGGTGAGATTACCGCTGAGCAAGCAGAAGAGATTCGTAAGATTAAGGCTGAAACAGCAGCTGACAAGAAGGAGAATCTGCAAGAAAACATGATTCAGAATATAGCTAAAGGCCGTATGAACAAGTTCTTCAAGGAAAACTGCTTGTTGAACCAAGAATATATCCAGGACAGCAAAATCACTGTTTCTGAATATCTGAAACAGGCTGACAAGGATTTGGAAATCGTCGACTTCAAGCGTTTTAGCTTGCGTGCTGATTAA
- the rpsB gene encoding 30S ribosomal protein S2, whose amino-acid sequence MSRTNFDQLLQAGSHFGHLRRKWNPAMAPYIFMERNGIHIIDLNKTVAKIDEAAEALKQIAKSGRKVLFVATKKQAKDIVAEKAASVNMPYVNERWAGGTLTNFPTIRKAVKKMTNIDKLMADGTFENISKRELLQITRQRAKLEKNLGSIADLTRLPSALFVVDVCKEHIAVKEANRLGIPVFAIVDTNSDPKNIDFVIPANDDAKDSVEVILTACCQAIAEGLEERKAEKADEKAAAEQQEEAAEAKPKRARKARKQTEEAEKAEGTEEVAEKAEPAKEENKEAEAKEEAPAAE is encoded by the coding sequence ATGTCAAGAACAAATTTTGACCAATTATTGCAGGCAGGTAGCCACTTCGGACACCTCCGTCGCAAATGGAATCCAGCCATGGCTCCTTATATCTTCATGGAGCGCAATGGCATTCACATCATCGACCTGAACAAAACGGTTGCAAAGATAGACGAAGCAGCCGAAGCTTTGAAACAGATTGCGAAGTCTGGTAGGAAGGTTTTGTTTGTCGCTACTAAAAAACAAGCTAAGGACATCGTAGCCGAGAAGGCTGCATCTGTAAACATGCCATACGTGAACGAGCGTTGGGCTGGTGGTACACTCACCAACTTCCCAACCATTCGTAAGGCTGTGAAGAAAATGACAAACATCGACAAGTTGATGGCTGATGGCACATTCGAAAACATCTCCAAGCGTGAGTTGCTTCAGATTACACGCCAACGCGCCAAGTTGGAGAAGAACTTGGGTTCTATTGCCGACCTTACACGCTTGCCTTCTGCACTGTTCGTTGTAGACGTATGCAAGGAACACATCGCCGTGAAGGAAGCCAATCGCTTGGGCATCCCCGTGTTCGCTATCGTTGACACCAACTCAGATCCTAAGAACATCGACTTCGTGATTCCCGCAAATGATGATGCAAAAGATTCTGTAGAAGTAATCTTGACTGCTTGCTGCCAAGCCATCGCTGAGGGTTTGGAGGAGCGCAAGGCTGAAAAGGCTGATGAGAAGGCTGCTGCAGAGCAACAAGAGGAAGCTGCAGAGGCTAAGCCAAAGCGTGCTCGCAAAGCTCGCAAGCAGACCGAAGAGGCTGAGAAGGCTGAAGGAACAGAGGAAGTAGCTGAAAAGGCTGAGCCTGCAAAGGAAGAAAACAAGGAAGCTGAAGCTAAAGAAGAAGCTCCTGCTGCTGAATAA
- the rpsI gene encoding 30S ribosomal protein S9, which yields MEVINAIGRRKSAIARVYLTEGTGKITINKKDIETYFPSAILRYVVKQPLETLEVEGKYDIKANLDGGGFTGQSQALRLAIARALVKLNAEDKKVLKDNGFLTRDSRAVERKKPGQPKARRRFQFSKR from the coding sequence ATGGAAGTAATCAATGCAATAGGCCGCCGCAAGAGCGCCATCGCTCGCGTATACCTCACTGAAGGTACCGGCAAAATAACGATTAACAAAAAAGATATTGAAACCTATTTCCCATCAGCTATCTTGCGTTACGTGGTTAAACAGCCATTGGAAACACTTGAGGTTGAAGGAAAATATGACATCAAGGCCAACCTTGATGGTGGCGGATTCACAGGTCAGAGCCAGGCACTTCGCCTCGCCATTGCCCGTGCACTCGTCAAGTTGAATGCTGAAGATAAGAAGGTGTTGAAGGACAATGGATTCTTGACACGTGACAGCCGTGCTGTTGAGCGTAAGAAGCCAGGACAGCCCAAGGCCCGTCGTCGCTTCCAGTTCAGTAAGCGTTAA
- the rplM gene encoding 50S ribosomal protein L13 — MDTLSYKTISVNRETAQKEWVVVDATDQIVGRLCSKVAKLLRGKYKPTFTPHVDCGDNVIIINAEKIKFSGKKETDKLYTRYTGYPGGQRFNTPAELRTRKNGVDKIVRHAVKGMLPKGPLGRSLLSNLYVFEGAEHDKAAQKPKAIDINQYK; from the coding sequence ATGGACACATTAAGTTACAAGACTATTTCCGTCAACAGGGAAACAGCTCAAAAAGAGTGGGTCGTAGTAGACGCAACCGACCAGATTGTTGGTCGCCTTTGCTCAAAGGTCGCTAAGTTGCTGCGTGGCAAGTACAAGCCAACTTTCACTCCTCATGTTGATTGTGGAGACAATGTCATCATCATCAATGCCGAGAAAATTAAGTTCTCTGGCAAGAAAGAAACAGACAAACTTTATACACGTTATACCGGTTATCCTGGTGGACAGCGTTTCAACACCCCTGCTGAGCTTCGTACTCGCAAGAATGGTGTTGACAAGATTGTTCGTCATGCCGTGAAAGGTATGCTGCCAAAGGGTCCGTTGGGACGTTCTTTGCTGAGCAACCTGTATGTATTCGAAGGCGCTGAGCACGACAAGGCTGCACAGAAGCCTAAGGCTATCGATATTAACCAGTATAAATAA